From one Lycium ferocissimum isolate CSIRO_LF1 chromosome 7, AGI_CSIRO_Lferr_CH_V1, whole genome shotgun sequence genomic stretch:
- the LOC132063199 gene encoding N-terminal acetyltransferase A complex catalytic subunit NAA10, with the protein MVCIRKATIDDLLAMQACNLLCLPENYQMKYYFYHILSWPQLLYVAEDYNGKIVGYVLAKMEEETTECHGHITSLAVVRTHRKLGLATKLMTAAQNAMEQVFGAEYVSLHVRKSNRAAFKLYTETLGYKIHDMEAKYYADGEDAYDMRKELKGKKHHQHQHHHHHHHGGGCCSGEAKVGAKEGAAEAKSA; encoded by the exons ATGGTGTGCATACGAAAGGCGACGATAGATGATTTGCTTGCAATGCAAGCATGCAATTTGCTATGCCTACCTGAGAATTACCAGATGAAGTACTACTTTTACCACATACTTTCCTGGCCACAGCTTCTATACGTTGCTGAAGATTACAATGGTAAGATAGTTGGATATGTGTTAGCCAAAATGGAAGAGGAAACTACAGAGTGTCATGGACACATCACTTCCCTTGCTGTTGTGAGGACTCACCGTAAACTTGGTTTGGCTACTAAACTCATGACCGCTGCTCAGAATGCCATGGAACAG GTTTTTGGAGCAGAGTATGTCTCTCTGCATGTGAGGAAGAGCAACAGGGCTGCATTTAAGCTGTACACAGAGACATTAGGATATAAGATTCATGATATGGAAGCCAAGTACTATGCAGATGGGGAAGATGCTTATGATATGAGGAAGGAATTGAAGGGCAAGAAGCACCACCAGCAccagcatcatcatcatcaccaccaTGGTGGTGGATGTTGCTCTGGTGAGGCGAAGGTAGGAGCAAAGGAGGGAGCAGCAGAAGCAAAATCAGCGTGA
- the LOC132063203 gene encoding F-box/WD-40 repeat-containing protein At3g52030 isoform X1 — MDASASVKNKKKKKTTAESLSHDVLCIIFSFLDLVQLIRCSAVSTSWSKAVNKLKLHQTEYFKQHHSDPNGLNDASFSERSLSEQAEQLAMERHKLALQRGPANVFQWKGHSVGVNQCRMKMGKVLTGVGDKVMRLWSAENCKCLDEYSLVDRAPLIDFDFDEGKVVGLVGTRICIWNRMETRNVFSSRENLFTKGLCMRYVDPEAVIGCEDGKVRVFDMYSRKCSQIIKMHQGPVTCLAFTDDQLLVSGSSLGTLSLSDLSSDQRVVLLGSTYSAGVKTLCFNPSSYMLFAGSTAGNVSCWDLRKTNRTLWDTRVSPNVVYSMHHLRNDTSTLVVGGIDGVLRIVDQVTGEVVSRCVMDDSSTMLHRSTERFGTLQIEKRKLKRLSEDDRIDLMPRASRPQITCLAVGMEKVVTTHNDKYIRVWKFKN, encoded by the exons ATGGACGCAAGTGCAAGCGTgaagaacaaaaagaagaagaagacaacagCAGAATCGCTTAGCCATGATGTTCTCTGTATTATCTTCTCCTTTCTCGACTTAGTCCAGCTCATTCGCTGCTCCGCCGTTTCTACTTCTTG GAGTAAAGCCGTCAATAAATTGAAGTTACATCAAACAGAATACTTCAAGCAGCATCATAGTGATCCTAATGGACTAAATGATGCATCTTTCTCTGAGAGATCATTGAGTGAACAAGCGGAGCAGCTAGCTATGGAACGACACAAATTGGCATTACAAAGAGGTCCTGCTAATGTTTTTCAGTGGAAAGGTCATTCTGTTGG GGTTAATCAGTGCAGAATGAAGATGGGGAAAGTCCTTACTGGTGTGGGTGACAAG GTCATGCGTCTCTGGTCTGCAGAAAACTGCAAATGTTTGGATGAATATTCCCTTGTTGATAGAGCCCCtttaattgattttgattttgacgAGGGCAAG gttgttggtttggttggcACCCGTATATGCATCTGGAATCGGATGGAGACAAGAAATGTATTTTCCTCACGTGAAAACTTATTTACAAAGGGCCTCTGTATGCG TTATGTAGACCCTGAAGCTGTGATTGGATGTGAGGATGGAAAGGTTCGTGTATTTGACATGTACAGCAGAAAGTGTTCCCAAATAATAAA GATGCATCAGGGACCTGTTACTTGCTTAGCTTTTACTGATGACCAATTGCTTGTTAGTGGTTCCTCTCTTGGCACCCTTTCACTATCGGATCTTTCTTCCGATCAGCGAGTTGTTCTGCTGGGATCAACCTACTCTGCAG GGGTCAAGACTTTGTGTTTCAACCCTAGCTCCTATATGCTGTTTGCCGGATCAACTGCTGGAAATGTGTCTTGTTGGGACCTCAG GAAGACAAACAGAACTCTATGGGATACACGAGTGTCTCCAAATGTTGTTTATTCTATGCATCACCTTAGGAACGACACTTCAACATTGGTAGTTGGTGGAATCGACGGTGTGTTAAGAATTGTGGATCAGGTAACTGGCGAAGTAGTTTCGAGATGCGTAATGGATGATAGTAGCACTATGTTACATCGTTCAACAGAGAGATTTGGAACCCTGCAAATTGAGAAGAGGAAACTGAAAAGGCTGTCTGAAGATGATCGGATTGATCTTATGCCAAGAGCTTCCCGTCCACAAATCACATGTTTAGCCGTTGGGATGGAGAAAGTTGTTACTACGCATAATGATAAGTATATCAGAGTTTGGAAATTCAAGAATTGA
- the LOC132063203 gene encoding F-box/WD-40 repeat-containing protein At3g52030 isoform X2: MVIIYCSSLSFNFCYYLLSLVLCLAYCFFAVIVRFSYLTFFILSRGSIGNSLSALPRPHFVGLHWVMRLWSAENCKCLDEYSLVDRAPLIDFDFDEGKVVGLVGTRICIWNRMETRNVFSSRENLFTKGLCMRYVDPEAVIGCEDGKVRVFDMYSRKCSQIIKMHQGPVTCLAFTDDQLLVSGSSLGTLSLSDLSSDQRVVLLGSTYSAGVKTLCFNPSSYMLFAGSTAGNVSCWDLRKTNRTLWDTRVSPNVVYSMHHLRNDTSTLVVGGIDGVLRIVDQVTGEVVSRCVMDDSSTMLHRSTERFGTLQIEKRKLKRLSEDDRIDLMPRASRPQITCLAVGMEKVVTTHNDKYIRVWKFKN, from the exons ATGGTTATTATTTACTGTAGTTCCTTGTCCTTCAATTTCTGCTATTATTTACTGTCTCTTGTTCTTTGCTTAGCATATTGTTTTTTTGCAGTAATTGTCCGTTTTTCTTATTTGACCTTCtttattttgagccgagggtctatcggaaacagcctctctgccctccccagacctcactttgtgggactacactgg GTCATGCGTCTCTGGTCTGCAGAAAACTGCAAATGTTTGGATGAATATTCCCTTGTTGATAGAGCCCCtttaattgattttgattttgacgAGGGCAAG gttgttggtttggttggcACCCGTATATGCATCTGGAATCGGATGGAGACAAGAAATGTATTTTCCTCACGTGAAAACTTATTTACAAAGGGCCTCTGTATGCG TTATGTAGACCCTGAAGCTGTGATTGGATGTGAGGATGGAAAGGTTCGTGTATTTGACATGTACAGCAGAAAGTGTTCCCAAATAATAAA GATGCATCAGGGACCTGTTACTTGCTTAGCTTTTACTGATGACCAATTGCTTGTTAGTGGTTCCTCTCTTGGCACCCTTTCACTATCGGATCTTTCTTCCGATCAGCGAGTTGTTCTGCTGGGATCAACCTACTCTGCAG GGGTCAAGACTTTGTGTTTCAACCCTAGCTCCTATATGCTGTTTGCCGGATCAACTGCTGGAAATGTGTCTTGTTGGGACCTCAG GAAGACAAACAGAACTCTATGGGATACACGAGTGTCTCCAAATGTTGTTTATTCTATGCATCACCTTAGGAACGACACTTCAACATTGGTAGTTGGTGGAATCGACGGTGTGTTAAGAATTGTGGATCAGGTAACTGGCGAAGTAGTTTCGAGATGCGTAATGGATGATAGTAGCACTATGTTACATCGTTCAACAGAGAGATTTGGAACCCTGCAAATTGAGAAGAGGAAACTGAAAAGGCTGTCTGAAGATGATCGGATTGATCTTATGCCAAGAGCTTCCCGTCCACAAATCACATGTTTAGCCGTTGGGATGGAGAAAGTTGTTACTACGCATAATGATAAGTATATCAGAGTTTGGAAATTCAAGAATTGA